The following is a genomic window from Janibacter sp. DB-40.
GGGGAGCTCGACCTGACCATGGGGCTGGTCGGCGCCGCCTCGATCGCGGACATCACCCGGGAGCTGCTCGTCGGGGCCTGACCTGCTGTCGGGCGACGAGGAGCGTCAGGTCAGTCCTGGGTCGCGGGGGACGCGGCGACACACAGGACTCCCTGGTTGCCGTCCTGGTCGGCGATCACGGTGAGCGAGGGCGCGTCGCTGTCGTCGACGACGGTCCCACCCGCGGCGAGGACGGCGGCGATCCGCGCCTCGGCCACCTCGGGCGCCACGTAGACCTCGAGGTGGAACCGCTGCCGAGGCCCCTCGTGCTCGTCGTCATCGCCGAACCACAGGTGCGGTACCCGTCCCGTGGCATCCCGGATCTCGTCGCCGAAGGGGGTCCCTCGCCCCTGTGACTCTGCGCTCCCGGTCAGCAGAGCGGCCCACACGGGAGCGATGGTCGCGGAGCGTGCCGTGTCGAGGCCGAGCTCGAAGTCGCTGACCGAGGCGGGGTCGGCGGTGACCTCGTGGTCGGAGGCGAGCTGCGTGATCCGTCGGGCGAGGTCGACGTCCCGCTGGGTCACCCACTCGACGCGGTGCTCGGTGCCCTCGTCGTCGCGGTAGACGGCGTCGTGCGAGACCAGCTTGAGGTCGACGTACCCATCGTCGATCGTCACCCGCGGATGGTGCGCGAGCGCGTCGCCCGCCTCGCCCACTGCGGCGACGAACCGTGCGCTGCTCCCGAAGTCGTCGACCAGGTATCGCGCGTGGAGCCCCTGCGCCAGCTTGCGCCAGTCGGTCAGGTCGGCCTCGGCGATCGCTTCCCCCATGAGCATGTCCATGCCGTAGGACGTTATCGCTGACCCGACCTCAGTGGTCCGCTCCCGCGTGGGTCATCCGCTGAGCGGCAGGTCCAGGTCGTAGGCCAGGACCACGGCCCGGGCCAGCTCGTCCTCCTGGGCCGCCGACAAGTACCCGACGGTGCGTCCGAGCCGCTCCACGGGGACGGTGACGACGTTGTCGAGGGCGACGGCGCAGTCCTGATCGAGACCGTTCGCCGGCCCCACCCGGACCTCGCTGGACAGCCCCTTGATCGTGGTGGTGATCGGGGCGAGCGTCACCTTCGTCATGGCCCCACGTGCGGTCTCCCGGGTGAGGACGAGCGCCGGTCGGGTCTTGTCCAGCCTGACGAGGCAGATCTCCCGCACGGCGTCAGTCCCCGAGCCCCACGTGCGTGCTCGTCCACGTGACCAGATCGTCGAGGTCGTCGGCGGTGCCCCTCTCGTGCAGGAGAGCCACGTCGTGCTCGGCGGCCAGCCGACGCATCTCCCGCTCCAGCGCAGAGGTCACGAGCGCCGCGCGGCTGGTCACCCGCCCGCTGGCGACCTCCCGGTCGAGGAACTCCACCATCTCGTCAGGGAGGCGAACGGCGATCTGGATGCTCATGAATCCATGGTAGTGGAGCGCATCCCGAAATGGGATGCGTTCGTGATCAGTGGTCGGTGGTCGTCCTCAGCCCGGCTCGTCACGACGTGAAGTCGTACGGCTGCAGCAGCTGGTCCACGGGCGCGTGGTCGTCGGTGAGGACCTGGGCGTCGCCGACCCAGGTGGCGACGTCGTCACCGGCGATGGCAGTCCACTCGGTGTCCCGCGCGTCGAGGGCACTCTCGATGGCCGTCGGGTCGAGCGGGCGGTCCGATCCCACGACGACGATGTTGCCCCCTTCGCGGTCCGCCGAGTCGACGTCGACGGTGGACGGCTCACCGACCACGGCCACGTGCTCGAAGACCTCGAGCATCGTCGCGACCTTCGCCCGGGCGAAGGCCAGGTCGCCGTGGTCGATGAGGTTGGCCGCGTAGACCCCGTCGTCGTCGAGGACCCGATGGACGTCGGTCATGGCCCTGCGAGTCGTCAGGTGCCACGGCACGCTGACCCCGCCGAAGGCGTCGCCCACGACGAGGTCCCGGCTGTTGCCGTCGAGCTCGCGGAGGCCGAGTCTGCCGTCCTCCACGCGCACCTCGATCCCACCGCCGAAGTCCGGTCCGAGCAGCTGTCGATCGATGTCCACCACCCCGCCGTCGATCTCCGAGACGACGCTGCGGGTGCCGGGCCGGGTCTCCTCGAGGTACCGGGGGAAGGTGAGGCCGCCGCCTCCGAGGTGGTAGGCGTCGAGCGCCTCGCCCGGGCCGAAGAACGCATCGGTGACGGCGGCGATGGCACGGACGTACTCGAACTCCAGGTGGGTGGGGTCGTCGATGTCGACGTAGGAGTGGCGCAGGCCGTCGAGGACCAGCGTCCGGCCACCCTGCCGCTCCGGATCGGCGAGCACCTCCACGCAGTGGTAGCGGGTCTCCGCGTCGCAGCCGCCGGGCGCGACACCGCTCCCGAGCCCCGCGGCGACGACGAGCGCGAGCGCCGCGGCGCTGCGCCGGCGGCGTCCGTGCCACTCCATCACCACCCCGCCGAGCACGAGCAGCCCACCGAGGCCCAGGAGGATGCCGCTGACCGGCAGGTGCGAGATGAGGACGAACCCCGTGACCACGGTGCCCACGATGGCGCCGACGGTGCCGATGCTGGACAGGCGCCCGACGACCGTCCCGGTCTCGGCGATGGTTGTCAGCCTCACCTTGGTCACGAGGGGCGTCACCGCTGACAGCAGGGCGCCCGGGACGATGATGGTCCCTGCGGCGACGAGGAAGAGCAGCGGCGGCGACCACTCCGCCGTGGCCCGCATCAGCAAGGGCGTGAAGGCCACGATCACCCCCGAGATCGCCAGGGCGGGCCCGAGGAGCCGACGCGGATCCACGCGGTCGGCGTACCAGCCGCCCGCCCACGACCCGAGCGCGATCGCGCCGAGGGCGACCCCGATCACCATCGTGCTCGTCTCCAGCGTGAGCCCGAGGTACGGGGCCAGCAGCCGCAGCGCGACGATCTCGACGACGAGGACTGCGGCGGAGGCCCCGAAGACGAGCACGGCCGCGGTCCGAGGGCCCATGCCGGCGGGCGCGGACACCGGCGCGGCAGGAGGTTGTGAGGTCGAGCCCGTCATGGACCGCATCCTGCCAACTGTTCGGGCGTGGCAGGCTGATCGGCATGGCAGTCGACCGCGCCCGATCCCGAACCGCCGACGAGGAGCCGGCTGCACCACAGCCACCTGCGCAGGAGGTCACCCCCAGCCTGGACCGGCTCGAGGCCGATCTGGTGCAGGTGAGCATCGCGCACCTGGGTCAGCGGATCGCCGCTCGCTTCCCCGCGCGCAACCTGGTCCAGGTGGCAGCCCAGCTCGCCGACCTGGCCGACGAGGTCGAGGACACCTCCGGCGCCAGCCGTACCCGCTTGCGCATCGCACGGTGGGTCTCGGCCCTCCTGGGTCTGGCCATCACGGCCGCGACCGTGCTGATCGTGGTCGCGGTGCTGCGCCAGGTGCGGGTCGAGCTCGTGGACGGCTCGGCCGACTGGGTCCCCCTCGTGGAGTCGGGGATCAACGACGTCGTCTTCGCCGGCATCGCGATCTGGTTCCTCCTCGCCCTGCCCGCGCGCTTCGAGCGGGCGCGCATCCTCGCGCTGCTGCATCGGCTGCGCTCGTTGGCCCACGTCATCGACATGCACCAGCTGACCAAGGACCCCGAGCACCTCAACCCGAACTACAGCCCCACGGGTGTGTCGGTGCGCGACCCCATGTCACGTGAGGAGATGGCCCATTACCTCGACTACTGCTCGGAGCTGTTGTCGCTGACCGGCAAGGTGGCCGCCCTCTGCGCCGAGGCGAGTGAGGACGACGTCATCCTCGACACCGTCGCCGGGGTGGAGTCCCTGACCTCGGACCTGGCCGCCCGGATCTGGCAGAAGATCTCGCTGCTGCCCGACTGAGCGAGATCGCTGCGGTAGCTGTCCGCGGGGCCGGTTCGGTATTTTCTACGACTGGGCGTAGTTTATTCGTGTGACCCGGTCTCCTTCCCGCTCCGTGCGTCGGCAGAAGCACGATGTCCACGACCGCCCGTTCATCGTCATCTGGGAGGTCACGCGCGCCTGTCAGCTCGCGTGCCTGCACTGCCGCGCCGACGCCATCACTCGCCGCAACCCCGGCGAGCTGACCTTGGAGGAGGGGCGCCGGCTGCTCGACGGCATCGCCGGCTTCCCCAAGCCCCACCCGCTGGTCGTGCTGACCGGTGGTGACCCCTTCGAGCGCCCCGACCTGGCCGACCTCGTGCGGTACGGAGCGTCGACCGGGCTGTCGGTCTCGCTCTCGCCGTCGGTCACCCCGAACCTGACGCCGGAGCGCCTCACGGAGATGCACACCGCAGGGGCCAGGGCCATCTCGCTGTCGCTCGACGGTGCGCAGGCCGGCACCCACGACGCCTTCCGTGGCTTCGAGGGCACGTACACGGCCACCCGGGTCGCGGCGCAGCAGGTCACGGACGCGGGCTTCCGGTTGCAGATCAACTCCACCGTGACCCGGACGACCGTGGAGGAGCTACCCGCGCTGCTGCGCGACGTCATCGAGCTCGGCGCGAAGCTCTGGAGCGTGTTCCTCCTCGTGCCGACCGGGCGGGGCCAGCAGCTGCAGACGCTCTCGGCCGACGAGGTCGAGGACGTGCTGCACTGGCTGGCCGACGTGTCGCGGTTCATCGCGATCAAGACCACGGAGGCGCCCCACTTCCGCCGGGTCGTCCTCCAGCGGGAGATCGCCGCCGCGGCCGGGGACGACCCCGCGGCCGGACGGGGTGAGCTGTACCGGCGGCTGGGGGCGATGACGGCGATCGAGCTCGAAGGGGTCGACGTACGCGACCGTCCTGCGCGCCCCCCGATCGACGTCAACTCCGGTCGCGGGTTCATGTTCATCGACCACACCGGGAAGGTCTACCCCTCGGGCTTCCTCCCGCACGTGGCCGGGGACGTGCGGACGACGCCCGTGGCGGAGATCTACCGGACGGCGCCGATCATGCGTCAGCTGCGCTCGCCCGACTTCTTCGGCGGCAAGTGCGGGGTGTGCGAGTTCCGTGAGGTCTGCGGCGGCTCCCGCTCGCACGCCTACGCCGTCACCGGGGACCCGATGGCGGAGGACCCGAGCTGCGCCTACGTGCCCAGTGCCGTCGCGGACGAGGCGCTCACACCTCTGTCGTAGCCGCCGCGGCTCGCCGCCGCCCTCACGTCTGCTCGCGCAGGTACCTCCCGAAGTGCGGGACGGTGAAGGCGATCCGGCCCCGCTCGGCGGAGTAGATCAGGCCCTTCTTCAGCAGCGCGTCGCGGGCGGGGGAGAGGGACTGGGGCTTCTTGTCGAGCACCCGGGCGACCTCCGAGGTGGGGACGGACTCGATGTCGTCGAGCTCCTCCTCCCCCTTCGCCGCGATGTCTGCCGCCACATCCGCCATGGCGCGCAGGTACTCCCGCTCGCCCGGGGTCGCGCGCTCGTACCGCGAGCCGAAGAAGCCGACCGCGAGCTCCGACTCCGCCTCGGGGGAGGCGACCCGGACGTCCTCGGCCCGGATCGGGGACTGCGGCGCGCGGTCCCAGACCGCCTTGCCGTAGGCCTGGATGAAGTACGGGTAGCCGCCGGTCGCGAAGTACAGCGCGTCGAGCGCTTCCTGCTCGTACTCGGCCATCTCGTCGGCCGCGGGTGCGGTGAGCGCGTGGTCGGCCTCCGCCCGAGCCAGCCGGTCGATGCGCTGGTAGCGGAAGAGCCGCTCGCTGTAGGACTTGCTCGCCGACAGCACGGCCGGCAGGTGTGGCAGGCCGGCGCCGACGACGATGAGGGGCGCGCCGTTCTGGCTCATCTCGTGGCAGGCCGCGCAGATCGCCGAGACGTCCTCCGGGCCGAGGTCCTGCATCTCGTCGATGAAGACCGCGATGCCCCGCCCGAGGTCCGCGGCCAGCCCGCCCACGTCGGTGAAGAGCTCCACGAGGTCGATCTCGATGTCACCCGAGTCCGCGCGGCCCTTGACGGCGGGGGCGTCGATGCCCGGGTTCCAGACCTCGCGCAGCTTCGTGCCCGGCTTGGCGTCGCGCTGGGCGAAGGACTTGATCACCCCGAGCACGTGCGCGACCTCGTCCTCCTGGGTGTGCCCGAGCTCGCGGACCGCCTGGTGCAACGCGCTGGAGAGCGGCCGGCGCAGCCCCTGGTCGGGGCGGGCCTCGAGCTTGCCGGTGCCCCACTTCGCGCGCACGGCGGCCGAGCGCAGCTGGTTGAGCAGGACCGTCTTGCCGACGCCGCGCAGGCCGGTGAGGACGAGGGAGCGCTCCGGTCGGCCGGTGACGATGCGCTTGAGCACGACGTCGAATCGCTTCAGCTGCTCGTCGCGGCCGGCGAGCTCGGGAGGGCGCTGGCCGGCGCCGGGGGCATAGGGGTTGGTGATCGGGTCCACGATGGGACCGTATCCGCATGTATAGGCAACTCCGGATATCTCGGGAGATTGCGCAAGGCGTGTTGCGCGGGCAGTCGGTCCGGGCGCGGGCGAAGGGGGCGGGGCCGGGTTCGTCGCGACGCCCCGATTCCCTTTTCTAGGCAAATCTAGACATAGACCGATATCGGCGCATAGTCGTGCATCGCGCCGGATGGTCCCGTCCTTCGCTCCTCGGCGCGTGCCGTGCCGCGAGCCCGTCGTCGTGGTGAGAGACTGGTCACATGCCCGCCGCAACCCCCTCGTCCTACTCCGTCACCATCCGCCTGCACACCTCCACGGACTACGCCGTCGTCGGACGGGTGGCCACCGTGATCGCCGAGCAGGGCGGGATCGTCACCGCCATCGACATCGCCGACTCGCGGCACGACCGGCTCACCGTCGATGTCACCTGCTCTGGCATCAACGTCGACCACACCGACGACCTCGTCGAGGCGGTCGAGGCGGTGGACGGGGTGACCGTCCACAAGGTCTCCGACCGCACCTTCCTGCTCCACCTCGGCGGCAAGATCGAGGTGCGCTCCAAGGTCGCGCTGAAGACCCGCGACGACCTGTCGATGGCCTACACCCCCGGCGTCGGTCGCGTCTCCACCGCGATCGCGAAGAACCCCGACGACGCACGCCGCCTGACGATCAAGGGCAACAGCGTCGCCGTCGTCACGGACGGCTCCGCGGTCCTGGGCCTGGGCAACATCGGCCCCGAGGCCGCGATGCCGGTCATGGAGGGCAAGGCCGCGCTGTTCAAGCAGTTCGCCGACATCGATGCCTGGCCGATCTGCCTGGCCAGCCAGGACACCGACGAGATCGTGCGCGCCGTCGAGATGATCGCCCCCGGCTTCGGTGGCATCAACCTCGAGGACATCGCCGCGCCGCGCTGCTTCGAGATCGAGCGTCGCCTGCGGGAGAGCCTGGACATCCCGGTCTTCCACGACGACCAGCACGGCACCGCGATCGTCGTCCTCGCCGCCCTGCGCAACGCCCTGCGCGTCGTGGGCAAGCAGCTCGAGGAGGCGAACGTCGTCGTCGCCGGCGGTGGCGCCGCCGGGTCGGCCATCGTCACCCTGCTGCTGGCCGCCGGCGCGAAGGACGTCATCGTCTTCGACCGCGAGGGGCTGCTCTCCCGCGACGACGACTCGCTCTCACCCGCCAAGAAGGAGCTCGCCGAGCGCACCAACCCGCGCAGGATCCGTGGCGACCTGCCGGACGGACTGCAGGACGCCGACGTCTTCATCGGTGTCTCCGCGCCG
Proteins encoded in this region:
- a CDS encoding VOC family protein, producing MDMLMGEAIAEADLTDWRKLAQGLHARYLVDDFGSSARFVAAVGEAGDALAHHPRVTIDDGYVDLKLVSHDAVYRDDEGTEHRVEWVTQRDVDLARRITQLASDHEVTADPASVSDFELGLDTARSATIAPVWAALLTGSAESQGRGTPFGDEIRDATGRVPHLWFGDDDEHEGPRQRFHLEVYVAPEVAEARIAAVLAAGGTVVDDSDAPSLTVIADQDGNQGVLCVAASPATQD
- a CDS encoding type II toxin-antitoxin system PemK/MazF family toxin; the protein is MREICLVRLDKTRPALVLTRETARGAMTKVTLAPITTTIKGLSSEVRVGPANGLDQDCAVALDNVVTVPVERLGRTVGYLSAAQEDELARAVVLAYDLDLPLSG
- a CDS encoding ribbon-helix-helix domain-containing protein; translation: MSIQIAVRLPDEMVEFLDREVASGRVTSRAALVTSALEREMRRLAAEHDVALLHERGTADDLDDLVTWTSTHVGLGD
- a CDS encoding fused MFS/spermidine synthase, giving the protein MTGSTSQPPAAPVSAPAGMGPRTAAVLVFGASAAVLVVEIVALRLLAPYLGLTLETSTMVIGVALGAIALGSWAGGWYADRVDPRRLLGPALAISGVIVAFTPLLMRATAEWSPPLLFLVAAGTIIVPGALLSAVTPLVTKVRLTTIAETGTVVGRLSSIGTVGAIVGTVVTGFVLISHLPVSGILLGLGGLLVLGGVVMEWHGRRRRSAAALALVVAAGLGSGVAPGGCDAETRYHCVEVLADPERQGGRTLVLDGLRHSYVDIDDPTHLEFEYVRAIAAVTDAFFGPGEALDAYHLGGGGLTFPRYLEETRPGTRSVVSEIDGGVVDIDRQLLGPDFGGGIEVRVEDGRLGLRELDGNSRDLVVGDAFGGVSVPWHLTTRRAMTDVHRVLDDDGVYAANLIDHGDLAFARAKVATMLEVFEHVAVVGEPSTVDVDSADREGGNIVVVGSDRPLDPTAIESALDARDTEWTAIAGDDVATWVGDAQVLTDDHAPVDQLLQPYDFTS
- a CDS encoding TIGR04053 family radical SAM/SPASM domain-containing protein produces the protein MTRSPSRSVRRQKHDVHDRPFIVIWEVTRACQLACLHCRADAITRRNPGELTLEEGRRLLDGIAGFPKPHPLVVLTGGDPFERPDLADLVRYGASTGLSVSLSPSVTPNLTPERLTEMHTAGARAISLSLDGAQAGTHDAFRGFEGTYTATRVAAQQVTDAGFRLQINSTVTRTTVEELPALLRDVIELGAKLWSVFLLVPTGRGQQLQTLSADEVEDVLHWLADVSRFIAIKTTEAPHFRRVVLQREIAAAAGDDPAAGRGELYRRLGAMTAIELEGVDVRDRPARPPIDVNSGRGFMFIDHTGKVYPSGFLPHVAGDVRTTPVAEIYRTAPIMRQLRSPDFFGGKCGVCEFREVCGGSRSHAYAVTGDPMAEDPSCAYVPSAVADEALTPLS
- a CDS encoding ATP-binding protein; translation: MDPITNPYAPGAGQRPPELAGRDEQLKRFDVVLKRIVTGRPERSLVLTGLRGVGKTVLLNQLRSAAVRAKWGTGKLEARPDQGLRRPLSSALHQAVRELGHTQEDEVAHVLGVIKSFAQRDAKPGTKLREVWNPGIDAPAVKGRADSGDIEIDLVELFTDVGGLAADLGRGIAVFIDEMQDLGPEDVSAICAACHEMSQNGAPLIVVGAGLPHLPAVLSASKSYSERLFRYQRIDRLARAEADHALTAPAADEMAEYEQEALDALYFATGGYPYFIQAYGKAVWDRAPQSPIRAEDVRVASPEAESELAVGFFGSRYERATPGEREYLRAMADVAADIAAKGEEELDDIESVPTSEVARVLDKKPQSLSPARDALLKKGLIYSAERGRIAFTVPHFGRYLREQT
- a CDS encoding NAD-dependent malic enzyme; amino-acid sequence: MPAATPSSYSVTIRLHTSTDYAVVGRVATVIAEQGGIVTAIDIADSRHDRLTVDVTCSGINVDHTDDLVEAVEAVDGVTVHKVSDRTFLLHLGGKIEVRSKVALKTRDDLSMAYTPGVGRVSTAIAKNPDDARRLTIKGNSVAVVTDGSAVLGLGNIGPEAAMPVMEGKAALFKQFADIDAWPICLASQDTDEIVRAVEMIAPGFGGINLEDIAAPRCFEIERRLRESLDIPVFHDDQHGTAIVVLAALRNALRVVGKQLEEANVVVAGGGAAGSAIVTLLLAAGAKDVIVFDREGLLSRDDDSLSPAKKELAERTNPRRIRGDLPDGLQDADVFIGVSAPNILKAEWIRDRMAQDPIVFALANPDPEIDPAEAAQYATVVASGRSDYPNQINNVLAFPGVFRGLLDAHAEDITTDMLIRAADAIAGVVTDEEINPSFIIPSVFHSEVADAVAVAISGEGKSTTGSPTGPIKVGSRSTAAPVDDTGIMPRVQ